From the genome of Mya arenaria isolate MELC-2E11 chromosome 5, ASM2691426v1:
ATGTTCATTGACCTGTTTGATGTAGTAACTTTATTGTCTTTTACATGGGTTACCAATGTCGTTACTTATAAAGGAATTATACAGTACTAcaattttttataaacacacgttgacaattgttttttattcaagtaagaaagaaatatacaatttaGAATTTAAACGCAAGGGtgagtaaataaaaacaatatccaAGTTATTGTAGATTTGAATCAAACAAAACGTTCggttataaacattattttcaatattgacGAGATATATTTGTACCATAAAGATACCTAAATACTAGAAATAAAAAGGATCACTATTCTACCCACACATCAACATATTGTTCATGTaagttaaaatatcaaagacTACAAATTTTGCACAAATACACCCTAgtaatattttaagtataaatatgtacatgtttaaacaaCCAAGGCTTGTTCACTTAGTTCTTCAGAAGGTCCTTTCAggcatttctttcttttactTTCCTTCAAAGTTCTAAAGTCGCTGTGGTAAATGGCCATCTCaagttaagttttatttcatcacAAAATAACACTAACTATTGATATCTGTATGATGTTAGTCTTGTTATATACCAAATTTTAATTAGCAAAGTGAGAGTTTGCTGCAATAAGATCTTAATGTCGGCTTAAATTAAAACTCTGTATCATCCTGTCCCTCTACCGGTGGCATTGCCGGAACCAGCAACTAAAACAAGGAAGCAATTATCtcctataataaatataatatatatataatagaatGTCAACTCTAAGTTTAACCTTTTATTGCAAAGTTTCCAATTTCAGCAAAATTCcacaaaccatttattttcGTTCAGcaagttattcaacttatatTGACCCTAATACAAACTAACTTACTGCTGTATTGAAATGGACGTTTCTATTTGGTGGACGCATCAGTCCAGCCGATGGAAACAAGTTCTGAAAAGTCGGAATTTAAGAATGTTTCATTTACTTTTGGCAGGTCAAAGCTGCATAAATTAGTTATCGGATTTCATTTGGCTACCTTAAACAAATTTGATGATTAAACGAACGTACAAAGAAAATGACATATGTATTATgtgtcaatattttaattggATAAAGTCCTATGTACCGCTATTTCTGCATTTTCCCCTACTTCAGACAACTTTACGGTGACAATGTCTTGCTGAGAAACGTCTGGTGCAGGATGTCGGAAATCGTGATCGTCGTCATCGaagtttttgttaaattgagtctgtttaaatataacagtttgcaaaatttaaaaaggttttacatCATTGAGGGACTAAAtacatatgcatttatttatgatctaaatatatttcagttaagCATAGATCCCCGTGCCTTTAAAATTGCTATGGTAATGGCCACCCCCCTGTCGTTCTATATCGATTACTGAGTATTGAACagcataatattataaatttatatatatattattttattaatattttatttcgtaTGTGGAGAAATAAAATGCGTTTATTTATCAACATTCACAACTATCGAAAACATTTATGATGTTTCACAAAACTGTTAATACCTGTAAAATGTCATCttgatttttgttgttgatgaaTGTAGACAAAGGAGGCTCATTTTTAGGAATGTCCACCtacaacaaattaaaagaaCGTAAGGtatccttttttaaaataaataaatgtagaaTTTGGATGCCTGCTGACtcaatatttttagttttatttgaaagggtTTAATAAGAAGAGAAAGAATATGTAAAAGATATTCCAAACGAACGAGTGTATGGGCAATGGGTCTTAAATGGTTGCAAAATAGGTAATTTTTCAACcgattttggttaaaaaagaaCGAAAAACAAACTACAATAACTTGATGTATAATGCATTTTCGgtcatttattcatcatatttgtattaatcaAGCAATACACTTTCAATATGTcgtattatgaatatttaataagGCATTTTCATTGCGCCGAATGGGGACCTCTCTGAGCCAATGCAACAACGTCttctgttctttttttatattattaaagtaACAAAAGCCCTTTGTGTCGTAAAATTCAATCTCCTCGTTCAAGGGTATCAAATTCTAACATGCGATTTCTTTAGAAGAAAATTTGTCTTACGTACTCctttataattatgaaacaGCGATTTACCCTTTAAAATATGCCATAATTATATGGGGTCGCCAGGATTCCGTAACTATTTGTTATCGATTGTACGTGTACAGTTAACAAATACAGTATATGTCAAGAGTAATCGCAAGTTTACACTAGTTTACATAACTTAAAACTTAGATAGAATTTAAAGAATTTATAAATACGGACATAACATCTTACAATACCATTTTTATGATAACAATGAGATAGATAATTATAGTAAATCACATTTTGGTAGATGTAATGATAATGAAAACCACTCCAACTTACATCAAAGTCGTCTTGGAGCCAAATCTCTGATCCGTTCTATGAAATAATTCATGCAAAATTAATAgtttacttttataattatgttctatctGGTATTTAACAAACGCAAGTACTTAATATTGAATGTATgcgaatatttaaaatattattttgagcAAAAAGGAGTTCATTACtttatttttggaatattgGTGGTTTCATggataaatatatacataataagaaATGGAAAAAACCTCACATGAAAACCTCGAAAATGAAACACTCAAGAGTTTGCTCTGATGAGAACTAttgttaatataaaatgaaacatatttaacatacgACTGATTATACTCATGTTTGAATTATTGTGACCTTTAAACGAAAATTCTTGAACGTTTATATATGACTTACCACTGGATCCACAACAGCCCGATACTTCACCTGCCTGAAAACAAATGGTTGCTTAGTTAACATGATAGTTTAAAATACGTTTAATAACAATATACTTTACTGACTATGTCACctattgtaaacatatgttgttaaaaaattgatCACATAATTGCTATTATTTTACTTCTTACATACCTGTATTTCCAACGTGCAACATAAAAGACAACGACAATAATGATAAGGGATAGTCCGGCTCCGACTAGAATGAGTGCAAAGCTCCAGCTTTCAAGATTTGCCTTGCATAAAAAGTCACCACTCTCACAGAAACATTCGTAGCCGCCATCTTTATTCGTACACACCTAAAAAATTAATCATGAACCACATTACTTCAATGtcttattaaaattattgatatCTATTAATCAtcataacattaatatttgaaaaccaATATGtagaatatgaaataataatatagaaACCAAATATAAACTCTGTTCTACGAGTACACGTTTTTATCATTGAATGTTACCATCTCAATACAGATGAGGATACTGAATGGCTCAGTggttataaataaatcaattcaaaacaaatatatatgtatatgtaacgAATATGTGTATTCAGCTTATCAGTATTATTAGAAGCAAACCTGTATCACATTTGTCCTAATTCTCATCAACCATTACATGAATTACCTTCTTTTGTAATAATTTTGATAGTTATAGATCATTTATATAACTGACCCTCAGTGTATACATATAAACGCACTTTTAAGTAACTTACCTCTCTGCCAGAGCACGGTTCATGAGCGCATTCATCAACATCTTCCTCACAATACTGCCCGGTCCACTCGTTCGTACAGTTGCAGGTGAAATATTCGTCAAACCCTTCTGTTCTCACTTCATCATTGCATGAATACTGGTCCGGATATTTACCTATATTTCACCAAAATCAATTTACAATAACAGTGTTGGGTTTGGTTATGTccataaacttttattttaccaCACTCggataaaaatatatgtacatgcaaAATACTGTAATTCGAAACTTGAGTTTTGCATACTTTTGCATTAAGAATTAATACTAAACTAATTAAAGACAGGGTTTTACCAAAAAATGCGCGAACCAACTTCACTTTACGTAAAGATATAATACCGTGTATTTACAATTgtctaaaaaatatattattgaaatactTACTCAAACACTGGCCCCCATTCGTGCATTTCATTGCCACAATCCACaattcaattgtaatcacgTCAGAGTATGTTCCACTAGCATCTCGAGCAGCAAGCTTTAAACGTTTGATCCCAATGTCTTGAAGCGTATCGTTGTTTATAGCATACGTGACGTTATATGTTGTCTGAATCAGTCCTGAGCCTTGCATGTGTACGTTCCGCAGATCGCAAAATGCCTGCAATAAAAGCAAATGACCTGTTAGTATAACCTCATATCAGAAAATACTAAATTGTCATAATTAAATATGGAATCCCATTGACAACATAATATACTTACATTGTCAATGCACGACGGCAGTTCAGAACCTTGAACTGAGAATCCACTTGAGGTTGAAAGTGAGGCCGAAATTTCAAGTTGAATTGATTCATTAATGTCTACGTCAAACGCTGTAAAAATTGCTAAGTCAAACACCGCCGGTTTTATTTGTTGTTCTTGAATGAACTGTAACAAATAAACGTATACTCATTAAACTATACTCAATTAAAGAACGCACATTCATTAATAAATGGGACTTATTCTaagtaatttattaataaaaacaagacgagtaatattttaataaaacagttaaacaaaattatagcTGTATTGGCATATTCAACATGTATTAGATACAACAAATCGAATAATAAAGTAAGATTGAAGATGATCTTACTATGACCGGCTCTGTCGGGTCAGACTTTAGCAGATTCTCTCCTTCCATTGAATACAGCAAGGCAGTTGGCGGATCATTTTGTTCCACAACGTATACATTGATTGTTCCTATGGATTTTGCAGGTGTTACTTCAACGAAAGAAGGTGTGTCTTTCAGTTCAATCTCGAGTGATAGATGTCCGTAACAGTTAGCACACAGTTCAATTTCTAACCTGAAAAAGAAGTCATATCCAATGATGGTGCAAGTAAGGTACATCTATCTATTAAAATGTGTAGATATAGATTAAGAACGAATTTTTGTCTGCTAAGGATTTATCTAAAATTGTGttgaacatgtaaaataaagagaATGCATAATCCCTAGTGACAAGGAACAAGTTGATtctaattatataaacatacacaCCAGCCCGAGTTATTTAACTCGATGTTTCCTATCGGATGTTGAAAGTTGAACTGGGTAAACACGATGTCATCTAGTTCATCATCACGAGCATATAGTTGGAAAGTAACGAACTCTACAAAAGTAAGTCGTGTGTTAAGAAATTATGTTAAAGAAAGGTAAAACAGGGACAGTAGTCCAGTAGTCAAAAGGTACACGGCTGAGGCCTTACATACATTAAAAGAGAACAGACAACACAGACGGACCTCACTTGCATCAAagtatatttatcaatatatttccgGGGTCACCGCATTGGAACGGGCAGCGAAACATGAGTTTACTGAGGTTGTAACACAATAAATGAGATAACCGTGAAAATTACCGGCTAGAGTTTCTCTTCGATAAGGATTGATAGGtaatatacaaaacacaaataGGCCGTCAAGCCTAGGTACATACACAACTAAATAAGCTCACTTTGTATAGCAACACTCTCTCaacgaattaaaaaaaacacattcactAAGAACTTAAGATGGTTTGTTTACACAACCTCTCActcgttttgtattattaagaATTACAGTGACTGTGTCAGCTACGTCTGTATTATAAGACCACATTCGATAGTATACCTGAATCTTCTAAAAGTGAGATGTTAAGCGGAGAAATGAGATACGGTGGGCTGTTGAATGGTCCCGCTCTCACGGTTGCCACTGCAAACTGCGTCTCTTTGTACATGTACTGTTGTGTATCGTTGGAGCTGTTATGTGTACGGGTATTGCAAACCTGCAAAATGTAGCATTTCaatatgtaatacaatataaagaAAACTCCAAATGAACTAAAAATGTCCTAAATTAGataagttaaaaacattgtGGTAACTTATATGGTTAAGTAGCACGCATAGGTTGAACGTGAAGTTGTATGTATGTCAGTTTTTTAGTTGTGTTGCCGTATAACGCTTATTTACAAGCAAATCCACTTAATGTTACCTTCACAATGGTGACTCCTAGATCCGGGTAATGTGTCTCGGTGTCAGAATTATCCTGACAAGATCTGCTAGATATCTGCCACTCCTCT
Proteins encoded in this window:
- the LOC128233574 gene encoding uncharacterized protein LOC128233574 translates to MQGSGLIQTTYNVTYAINNDTLQDIGIKRLKLAARDASGTYSDVITIELWIVAMKCTNGGQCLSKYPDQYSCNDEVRTEGFDEYFTCNCTNEWTGQYCEEDVDECAHEPCSGREVCTNKDGGYECFCESGDFLCKANLESWSFALILVGAGLSLIIIVVVFYVARWKYRQVKYRAVVDPVNGSEIWLQDDFDVDIPKNEPPLSTFINNKNQDDILQTQFNKNFDDDDHDFRHPAPDVSQQDIVTVKLSEVGENAEIANLFPSAGLMRPPNRNVHFNTALLVPAMPPVEGQDDTEF